In one Mucilaginibacter sp. PAMB04168 genomic region, the following are encoded:
- the pafA gene encoding alkaline phosphatase PafA has product MIIKRLLLAALAIAPLISTAQKAKTSAAATAGVARPKLVVGIVVDQMRWDYLYRFADRYQAGGFKRMLGEGFTCENTHIDYLPTETGPGHSCIYTGSVPAIHGIAANNFYIQATGRNMYCAEDTTVQSVGTTSPAGIMSPRNLQASTITDELKLATNFRSKVIGIALKDRGSILPAGHTPDGAYWFDDVSGNFITSTYYFKNLPAWVQKFNEQKLVGTYLTKPWTTLYPIDTYKQSTADNVPYETPYRSETTPTFPHNLPAIKGADYGAIRSTPFGNTLTLDFARAALDAEQLGRGAQTDFLAVSLSSTDYVGHQFGPNSIEAEDVYLRLDRDLAAFFTYLDAKVGKGNYTVFLSADHGAAHNSTFLKDHNIPTGLFDGSVAVRELNRMIEEQYKVKRAVLGVDNYQVNFNNIAITNSKADFDKIKQDCINWLRKQEGVLYAADMQNIAQAGIPAELKERMVNGYNAERSGAIQLILKPGWYAGRNKTGTSHGVSSPYDTHIPLVFMGWGVKHGALNRDTHMTDISATLAALLHIQMPSGCIGKVIPEVLK; this is encoded by the coding sequence ATGATAATAAAACGTTTGCTGTTGGCCGCTCTGGCCATAGCTCCTTTAATAAGCACTGCACAAAAAGCTAAAACCTCTGCCGCTGCAACTGCTGGCGTAGCCCGCCCCAAATTAGTTGTAGGGATTGTGGTAGATCAAATGCGCTGGGATTACCTGTACCGCTTTGCCGATCGTTACCAGGCCGGTGGCTTTAAGCGCATGCTGGGCGAAGGCTTTACCTGCGAAAATACACATATCGATTATCTGCCAACCGAAACTGGTCCGGGTCATAGCTGTATTTATACAGGTTCCGTACCGGCCATACATGGCATAGCAGCAAATAACTTTTATATACAGGCCACCGGCCGCAACATGTATTGCGCCGAGGATACTACCGTGCAAAGTGTGGGTACAACCTCTCCGGCCGGCATCATGTCGCCCCGTAACCTGCAGGCCAGCACTATTACTGATGAGCTGAAGCTGGCAACCAACTTCCGTTCAAAGGTTATTGGCATTGCGCTGAAAGATCGTGGCAGCATATTGCCTGCCGGCCATACGCCTGATGGCGCTTACTGGTTTGATGATGTTAGCGGTAACTTTATAACCAGCACTTATTACTTTAAAAACTTACCGGCATGGGTGCAAAAGTTTAATGAGCAAAAACTAGTTGGTACATACCTAACCAAGCCCTGGACAACACTTTACCCCATAGACACCTACAAGCAAAGCACTGCCGATAATGTGCCGTATGAAACGCCGTACAGAAGCGAAACAACGCCTACTTTTCCGCATAATTTGCCTGCCATTAAGGGAGCCGATTACGGTGCCATCCGCAGCACGCCGTTTGGTAACACCCTAACGCTAGATTTTGCCCGGGCCGCGTTAGATGCCGAGCAATTGGGCCGCGGTGCGCAAACCGACTTTTTAGCGGTGAGCTTATCATCAACCGATTATGTAGGCCACCAGTTTGGGCCAAATTCTATTGAGGCCGAAGATGTGTACCTGCGTTTAGACCGCGACCTGGCTGCATTTTTTACTTACCTGGATGCCAAAGTAGGCAAAGGTAATTATACGGTATTCCTCTCGGCCGATCATGGCGCAGCGCATAACAGCACTTTCCTGAAAGATCATAATATCCCAACCGGCTTATTTGATGGTAGTGTGGCTGTACGCGAGTTAAACCGTATGATAGAAGAACAGTACAAAGTTAAACGTGCGGTATTGGGGGTTGATAACTATCAGGTTAATTTTAACAACATAGCTATTACTAACAGCAAAGCTGATTTTGATAAAATAAAGCAAGACTGCATTAACTGGTTACGTAAGCAGGAAGGAGTATTGTATGCGGCAGATATGCAGAACATAGCCCAAGCCGGCATACCGGCAGAGCTGAAGGAGCGCATGGTTAACGGCTATAATGCCGAACGTAGCGGTGCCATACAACTTATACTGAAACCGGGCTGGTATGCGGGCCGCAACAAAACGGGCACCTCACATGGGGTTAGTTCACCTTATGATACGCATATACCGCTGGTATTTATGGGCTGGGGTGTAAAACATGGTGCTCTCAATAGAGATACGCATATGACAGATATATCGGCCACGCTGGCTGCTTTACTACATATTCAAATGCCGAGCGGTTGTATTGGTAAGGTGATACCGGAAGTATTGAAATAA
- a CDS encoding PepSY-associated TM helix domain-containing protein, which translates to MTAFKKAVLFVHRWLGFVSGLVVFIVSITGCLFCFQDEIQDAIYDYRKVAVSNAPYLKPTDLQQAALKQFPKGKAGMVAYMGADRSAQVRLTDEKKAQHFMYFNPYTGKYLSDENPRTNFFIIVEFIHLYLLLPPKIGKVVVGVAVLIFVMLMITGIVLWWPKRKSDRKRSFTVKWNGRWRRVNYDLHNVLGFYSTAIALILAITGLSMSFEWMEKGIYKAGNLGKSYAAELKEFKSDSLNKGNVAPEPIIDKAYAYIRKQSPNALMYMLYEGAGADGALHATAYAQPLKYAFNDYYTFDKYTGKLLNYMPHAKKSTGMKLNNMNYDIHVGQIAGLPGKIIAFIASLICASLPITGLIIYLGKRKKPKAKRLRQVTHHKSQRHLQVVTGKKAVGGA; encoded by the coding sequence ATGACTGCTTTTAAAAAAGCTGTGCTATTTGTTCACCGCTGGCTCGGATTTGTATCCGGGCTTGTGGTGTTTATAGTGAGCATTACCGGTTGTTTATTCTGTTTTCAGGACGAGATACAGGATGCTATATATGATTACCGAAAAGTAGCGGTAAGTAACGCGCCCTACCTTAAGCCTACTGACCTGCAGCAGGCCGCTTTAAAGCAGTTCCCTAAAGGTAAGGCGGGTATGGTGGCCTACATGGGCGCAGATCGGTCGGCACAGGTTCGCTTAACGGATGAAAAGAAGGCGCAGCACTTCATGTACTTCAATCCTTACACAGGTAAGTATTTGTCTGACGAAAATCCACGCACCAACTTTTTCATTATAGTAGAATTTATACATCTGTATCTGCTCCTCCCTCCTAAAATTGGCAAAGTGGTGGTAGGTGTGGCGGTGCTTATTTTTGTAATGCTAATGATTACCGGCATTGTGCTGTGGTGGCCTAAGCGCAAATCAGACCGCAAACGCAGCTTTACCGTAAAATGGAATGGTCGCTGGCGGCGTGTTAATTATGACCTTCATAATGTGCTGGGCTTTTATTCTACCGCTATAGCGCTCATATTAGCCATAACGGGCCTGTCCATGAGTTTTGAGTGGATGGAGAAAGGCATATACAAAGCCGGTAATTTGGGTAAAAGTTATGCTGCCGAGTTAAAAGAATTTAAATCAGACTCGCTTAACAAAGGAAACGTTGCACCAGAACCTATTATAGACAAAGCCTATGCTTACATACGCAAACAATCACCCAATGCCTTGATGTATATGCTGTATGAAGGTGCGGGGGCAGATGGGGCACTGCATGCCACCGCGTATGCACAACCGCTCAAATATGCTTTTAATGATTATTATACCTTTGATAAGTACACTGGCAAACTGCTCAATTACATGCCCCATGCTAAAAAAAGCACCGGCATGAAACTGAACAATATGAACTACGACATACACGTAGGTCAGATAGCTGGCTTGCCGGGCAAGATAATTGCTTTTATAGCTAGTTTGATTTGTGCCAGCCTGCCCATTACCGGGTTAATAATCTATTTGGGCAAACGCAAAAAGCCAAAGGCTAAACGCCTGCGCCAGGTAACACATCACAAATCACAGCGGCATTTGCAAGTGGTTACTGGTAAAAAGGCAGTTGGCGGGGCATAA
- a CDS encoding TonB-dependent receptor, with product MNKLYTKLLFTLILVAFGTAATFAQQNRGTIKGKILTSDNKPADNVSVGLQGTKYGTITSDHGEYSFKAPAGSYTLVVSYVGIKPIETQVNVTAGQTVTVPTVTISSNMAQLDAVNITSNKINRLAARKSPYVAKMPLSNLENPQVFSSVSKELLAEQITTNFNDALKNTPGLDKLWSSTGRAGDGAAYYTLRGFTIQPSLIDGIAGLTNGDLDPSNIERIEVIKGPSGTLFGGALTNFGGLINVVTKRPIDTLGGNISYSTGNFSLSRLQADVYGPLDKSQKLLGRVNAAYHYQNSFQDVGFRKSFFVAPSLEFRANDKLTLNLNAEFYNYEGTNPLMVFLNRSRQLIARTPAELNFDFKRSYTANDITIKTPTVNVRGVATYKMSDQWTSQTSLSRSYRKTDGINQYVMYIGASDTLLNRYASIQNSTSTVVDVQQNFNGDFKIGGLRNRIVVGLDFLNQITHNNNAPYILFDQVNSSRNDLRYANINQSSIVTRIGASTAGYTKNRTISNVYSAYASDVLNVTDRLLAMLSLRVDRFDNDGTYNLATNLTTGDYKQTAVSPKFGLVYQLVKDQVSLFGNYMNGFRNVAPVTQPLPDVSGVFKPQQANQIEGGVKVNTFRNRLTFTASYYDISVKNMTRTEQVVRGTQSYNITVQNGTQKSKGLELDIIANPIDGFNLVAGYSHNTSKLTDADPTVQGRRPVSAGPADLANLWISYTQPTGKLSGFGVGFGGNYAGKNIIANDTRIGEFTLPSYTVLNSTIFYNARQYRLGIKVDNLTNKEYFKGWTTVEPQMPRSVVANLTFKF from the coding sequence ATGAATAAGCTATATACCAAATTACTTTTTACACTCATTTTAGTAGCTTTTGGTACAGCTGCAACCTTTGCGCAGCAAAACCGCGGCACTATAAAAGGTAAAATTTTAACATCCGATAACAAACCGGCCGATAATGTGTCAGTGGGCCTTCAAGGCACTAAGTATGGTACCATAACTTCTGATCATGGCGAATATAGCTTTAAGGCACCGGCTGGTTCATATACCTTGGTAGTATCATACGTTGGTATAAAACCTATTGAAACACAAGTTAATGTTACGGCCGGTCAAACCGTAACTGTGCCAACTGTTACCATTAGCAGTAATATGGCGCAGTTAGACGCGGTGAATATTACCTCAAATAAAATTAACAGGCTGGCCGCGCGTAAAAGCCCTTATGTGGCTAAGATGCCGTTGAGTAACCTCGAAAATCCGCAGGTTTTCAGCAGTGTTTCTAAAGAACTGCTGGCCGAGCAAATCACAACCAACTTTAACGATGCGCTAAAAAACACACCGGGGCTGGATAAGCTTTGGTCATCAACAGGCAGGGCAGGTGATGGTGCGGCATATTATACCTTACGTGGATTTACTATACAACCCTCGCTGATTGATGGTATTGCCGGCCTAACCAACGGCGACCTGGACCCGTCCAACATTGAAAGAATAGAGGTTATAAAAGGTCCGTCGGGTACGCTTTTTGGCGGTGCGTTAACTAACTTTGGCGGTTTAATCAACGTGGTAACTAAACGGCCAATTGATACGCTGGGTGGTAATATATCTTACTCAACCGGTAATTTTAGCCTAAGCCGTTTGCAGGCCGATGTATATGGTCCGCTGGATAAGAGCCAAAAACTGCTGGGCCGTGTAAATGCAGCATATCATTATCAAAATAGTTTTCAGGATGTAGGTTTCCGTAAATCATTCTTTGTAGCACCATCATTAGAGTTTCGTGCCAATGACAAGCTTACGCTGAACCTGAATGCTGAGTTTTACAATTACGAAGGCACTAACCCGCTAATGGTTTTCCTGAACCGCAGCAGGCAGCTCATTGCCCGTACACCGGCCGAACTTAACTTTGATTTTAAACGCTCATACACCGCTAATGATATTACCATTAAAACGCCTACTGTAAACGTACGCGGTGTGGCCACCTATAAAATGTCAGATCAGTGGACGTCGCAAACCAGCCTGTCACGCAGCTATCGTAAAACTGATGGTATTAACCAATATGTGATGTACATTGGCGCCAGTGATACTTTGCTAAACCGTTATGCCAGTATTCAGAACTCAACCAGCACGGTGGTTGATGTGCAGCAGAACTTTAACGGCGATTTTAAGATAGGCGGCTTACGCAACCGTATAGTAGTGGGTTTGGATTTCCTGAACCAGATTACGCATAACAACAATGCTCCATATATCCTATTCGATCAGGTTAATTCCTCGCGTAACGATCTGCGTTATGCAAATATCAACCAGTCATCAATAGTAACCCGCATTGGCGCCAGCACAGCCGGATATACCAAGAACCGCACCATTAGCAACGTTTACAGTGCCTATGCATCAGACGTTTTAAATGTGACCGACCGCTTGCTGGCCATGCTCAGCTTACGGGTAGACCGCTTTGATAACGACGGAACTTATAACCTGGCTACCAACCTTACAACGGGAGATTATAAGCAAACTGCCGTATCGCCAAAATTCGGCCTGGTTTACCAGCTGGTAAAAGATCAGGTTTCCCTTTTTGGTAACTACATGAATGGTTTCCGTAACGTGGCTCCGGTAACACAGCCCCTGCCCGATGTTTCGGGCGTATTTAAACCACAGCAGGCCAACCAGATTGAAGGCGGTGTAAAGGTAAACACTTTTAGAAACCGCTTAACCTTTACTGCAAGCTACTACGATATATCGGTTAAGAACATGACCCGTACCGAGCAAGTGGTACGGGGGACCCAAAGCTATAATATTACCGTACAAAACGGCACCCAAAAAAGTAAAGGCCTTGAGCTTGACATCATTGCCAACCCTATTGACGGGTTTAACCTGGTTGCCGGTTACAGTCATAATACCAGCAAGCTAACCGATGCCGACCCAACTGTACAAGGCCGCAGGCCGGTGAGTGCTGGTCCGGCCGATCTGGCTAACCTTTGGATTAGCTACACACAGCCAACCGGTAAATTAAGCGGCTTTGGTGTAGGCTTTGGCGGTAATTATGCTGGTAAAAACATTATTGCCAATGATACCCGCATAGGTGAGTTTACCTTGCCATCGTATACCGTATTGAATAGCACTATATTTTACAATGCCCGCCAGTACCGCTTAGGTATTAAGGTAGATAATTTAACCAATAAAGAATATTTTAAAGGATGGACAACCGTGGAGCCACAAATGCCTCGCAGCGTAGTAGCCAACCTGACGTTTAAATTTTAA
- a CDS encoding TonB-dependent receptor, which produces MSQRRQTLVFTLLFFLLASATAFGQSRGTIKGKVYTSDNKPADNVSVNLKGTRYGTITNENGEYTFKAPAASYTLSVSAIGLLPAEKDVAVVAGKSVTVDFMLQQNAQQLTEVAIKAKTKKYKVDNPSPTLRLNEPLLEVPQNIQVVTADQLKDQVVFTMLEGASRNVSGLTMQEHWGNYARINARGDRLAPFRNGMNIEATWGPLNEDMSFVDRIEFVKGPAGFMLANGNPSGFYNVVTKKPTGVNRQSFDFTAGSFNTYRATADFDGNITSNGKLQYRLNLMGQLTESWRPYDFTNRMAIAPVLRYKFSDKTMLTAEYTYQRQRMNAFGTAYLFSTNGYESLSRNFTLAPENSPASDIYDHSAFLNFEHKFNDKWKFTAQAAYFNYKQNAYSYWINYIQNNGDLDRSLGLWDASNRNKFAQAFVNGEVKTGTVVHRILGGLDFGDKFYVADYFQSGSLDPVTPFNINHPNNGTVAMPTFDRTKPLSERGAGATSMQHYQSVYVQDELGFLNQKLRLTLAGRFTHVTAVEAGANDRKITPRVGISYSVNDATAVYGVYDQAFLPQTGNLVGGGSPDPITGNNLEGGIKRDWFNGKWSTSVSVYQITKNNQLVGDPNNPTSGLVVQLGQTKTHGVEFDARGEIVSGLSLMANYAYTNSEISKDTDPANVGTPVPGFAKHVTNAWLSYRVQTGSLKGLGLSAGYQWQLNRIPWSLGAGTADLPNYFRLDAAASYQIKKLSFAVNVNNILNTYLYSGGSENYLSPTGSRVYTWQAEAPAVVRASIGYRF; this is translated from the coding sequence ATGAGTCAACGCCGTCAAACCTTAGTCTTTACCTTACTTTTCTTTCTGTTAGCTTCGGCCACAGCTTTTGGGCAAAGCCGCGGAACCATCAAAGGCAAAGTTTATACTTCTGATAATAAGCCGGCCGATAATGTATCCGTTAACCTGAAGGGAACACGTTACGGCACTATAACCAACGAGAACGGGGAGTACACTTTTAAGGCCCCGGCGGCATCTTATACCCTGTCGGTATCAGCCATCGGTTTATTACCTGCCGAGAAAGATGTAGCCGTTGTTGCCGGTAAATCGGTTACAGTCGATTTTATGTTACAGCAAAATGCACAGCAGCTAACCGAAGTAGCAATTAAAGCCAAAACAAAAAAATATAAGGTAGATAATCCATCACCTACACTGCGCCTTAACGAGCCATTACTGGAGGTGCCGCAAAACATCCAGGTAGTTACAGCCGATCAGTTGAAAGATCAGGTGGTATTTACCATGCTCGAAGGTGCATCGCGCAATGTAAGCGGTTTAACCATGCAGGAGCACTGGGGTAATTACGCCCGCATTAACGCCCGTGGCGATAGGTTGGCGCCTTTTCGTAACGGAATGAACATCGAAGCCACCTGGGGGCCATTGAACGAAGATATGTCGTTTGTTGACCGTATCGAGTTTGTTAAAGGTCCGGCTGGTTTTATGCTGGCCAACGGTAATCCGTCCGGCTTTTATAATGTAGTTACCAAAAAGCCTACGGGTGTAAACCGCCAGTCGTTTGATTTTACGGCAGGCAGCTTTAACACTTACCGGGCCACCGCCGATTTTGATGGCAATATAACCAGCAACGGTAAACTGCAATATCGCTTAAACCTGATGGGACAGCTAACAGAATCTTGGCGCCCTTATGATTTTACCAATCGTATGGCTATTGCACCGGTATTGCGCTATAAATTCAGCGATAAAACCATGCTGACCGCCGAGTATACTTACCAGCGCCAGCGTATGAATGCCTTTGGTACGGCTTACCTTTTTTCTACAAATGGTTATGAAAGCTTGTCGCGCAACTTCACCCTAGCGCCCGAAAATTCTCCAGCATCAGACATATACGATCATAGCGCTTTCTTAAACTTTGAGCACAAGTTTAACGATAAGTGGAAATTTACGGCCCAGGCAGCATATTTTAACTACAAGCAAAATGCTTACAGCTACTGGATAAATTATATACAAAATAATGGCGACCTTGACCGCAGCCTGGGCCTGTGGGATGCCAGCAACCGTAACAAATTTGCACAAGCCTTTGTAAACGGCGAAGTTAAAACGGGCACTGTGGTACACCGCATTTTGGGCGGGTTGGATTTTGGCGACAAATTTTACGTAGCCGATTATTTCCAGTCGGGCTCGCTTGATCCCGTTACGCCGTTTAACATAAATCACCCTAACAACGGCACAGTTGCAATGCCAACTTTTGACCGCACTAAGCCGCTTAGTGAGCGCGGTGCAGGCGCTACCAGTATGCAGCATTACCAATCGGTTTATGTGCAGGATGAACTGGGCTTTTTAAATCAGAAACTGCGCTTAACACTGGCTGGCCGTTTTACCCATGTTACGGCAGTTGAAGCTGGTGCTAACGACAGAAAAATAACACCACGTGTTGGCATAAGCTATTCTGTTAATGATGCCACTGCAGTATATGGTGTGTACGATCAGGCGTTTTTGCCGCAAACTGGTAATCTTGTTGGCGGAGGGAGCCCTGACCCTATTACAGGAAACAACCTTGAAGGCGGTATAAAACGCGATTGGTTCAACGGCAAATGGAGTACCTCGGTCTCGGTATATCAAATCACCAAAAACAACCAGTTAGTAGGGGATCCTAACAACCCAACCAGCGGACTGGTAGTACAACTGGGCCAAACCAAAACGCACGGCGTTGAGTTTGACGCCCGCGGCGAAATTGTAAGCGGCCTTAGCTTAATGGCCAACTATGCCTATACTAATTCTGAAATATCAAAAGATACCGACCCTGCCAATGTGGGTACTCCGGTACCCGGCTTTGCCAAACATGTTACCAATGCCTGGTTAAGCTACCGCGTACAAACAGGCTCTTTAAAAGGTTTGGGCTTATCGGCCGGTTACCAGTGGCAGCTTAACCGTATACCCTGGAGCCTGGGCGCAGGCACAGCTGATCTGCCCAACTACTTCCGCCTTGACGCTGCTGCATCCTACCAGATCAAAAAGTTAAGCTTTGCGGTAAACGTAAACAATATACTAAACACGTACCTGTACTCGGGCGGTAGCGAAAATTATTTAAGCCCAACAGGCAGCAGGGTTTACACCTGGCAGGCCGAGGCCCCGGCCGTAGTACGTGCCTCTATTGGTTACAGATTTTAA